In one Bradyrhizobium sp. 4 genomic region, the following are encoded:
- a CDS encoding MurR/RpiR family transcriptional regulator, whose product MAEPAKSSPLSELRIALPSLPMRLQEVGRFVAANDYDATTRSMRDLAAVAGADPAAFTRLAKAIGYSGWDELRAALTEARRPSQTAPFSGRARSRRHGPNADVALVTDKLEAEAAGLPRIPAQPIAEAARALHDAKRVWITGYRSCRSVAELLNYELRLFRPEQVQLVGASGPDDLDLGAFRPGEAVIVIGFMPYTHASVRVAQAAYRAGATLIAIADSPSAPMAEGADHVLLFEAASSPGFFPSLTGAIAIAQSLAAVTFSLGGTAAKKRLENTEARLAAASTYVSEKG is encoded by the coding sequence ATGGCCGAGCCCGCCAAATCCTCGCCGCTGAGCGAACTGCGCATTGCATTGCCATCGCTTCCGATGCGGTTGCAGGAGGTCGGGCGTTTCGTCGCGGCCAACGATTACGACGCCACCACGCGTTCGATGCGCGATCTAGCAGCGGTTGCCGGCGCCGATCCCGCCGCCTTCACGCGGCTTGCCAAGGCGATCGGCTATTCGGGCTGGGACGAATTGCGCGCGGCACTGACGGAGGCGCGACGGCCCTCGCAGACAGCGCCCTTCTCCGGCCGCGCCAGGAGCCGCCGCCACGGCCCGAATGCCGATGTCGCGCTCGTCACCGACAAGCTGGAAGCCGAGGCCGCCGGCCTTCCGCGCATCCCGGCCCAGCCGATTGCGGAGGCGGCACGCGCGCTCCACGATGCCAAGCGGGTCTGGATCACCGGCTACCGAAGCTGCCGCAGCGTCGCGGAACTGCTCAACTACGAGCTCCGGCTGTTTCGCCCCGAACAGGTGCAACTCGTCGGCGCGTCCGGCCCCGACGATCTCGACCTCGGCGCGTTCCGGCCCGGCGAAGCCGTCATCGTCATCGGCTTCATGCCCTACACCCATGCGAGCGTCCGGGTGGCGCAGGCCGCCTATCGTGCCGGCGCCACCCTGATCGCGATCGCCGATAGCCCTTCGGCGCCAATGGCCGAAGGCGCCGACCACGTGCTGCTGTTCGAGGCGGCCTCCTCTCCCGGCTTTTTCCCCAGCCTCACCGGCGCCATTGCGATCGCGCAATCGCTCGCCGCCGTGACGTTTTCGCTCGGCGGCACGGCCGCGAAGAAGCGCCTGGAGAATACCGAGGCGCGGCTGGCCGCGGCCTCAACTTACGTTTCAGAGAAAGGTTGA
- a CDS encoding ABC transporter permease subunit (The N-terminal region of this protein, as described by TIGR01726, is a three transmembrane segment that identifies a subfamily of ABC transporter permease subunits, which specificities that include histidine, arginine, glutamine, glutamate, L-cystine (sic), the opines (in Agrobacterium) octopine and nopaline, etc.), giving the protein MTSDAPRPPPRRRFFGAFGQRELKGLFWQALVVGIAVAVIAFLWSNTVTNLSARRITTGFAFLGREAGMPIADSLLAYNPRDSYLWAFVVGIANTLRVAVIGIVLATILGTVIGISRLSANWLLSRLAAVYVETLRDIPLLLQLLFWYVLMQALPAARAAWRPIEGVFLSNRGLILPAIPIGTPQLWVLGTAVLGLVVFYVIQRRLIAQQMRDGKPRPAWPFGLGLLVGLPAAVSVLLGVPWTIEWPGLRGFNFVGGLTLAPEYFALLIALVTYTSAFIAEIVRSGIQSVPRGQWDAANALGLRRSFMLRQIILPQALRVIVPPMTSQYLNLTKNSSLAVAIGYQDVVSIANTTLNQTGQAIEAIALIMAVFLTISLGISFFMNWYNSRIALVER; this is encoded by the coding sequence GTGACGTCAGACGCTCCGAGACCGCCGCCGCGCCGTCGCTTCTTCGGCGCTTTCGGACAACGCGAGCTGAAAGGCCTGTTCTGGCAGGCCCTGGTGGTGGGGATCGCAGTCGCGGTCATCGCCTTCCTCTGGTCCAACACGGTCACCAATCTCTCCGCGCGCCGCATCACGACCGGTTTTGCCTTCCTGGGCCGAGAGGCCGGCATGCCCATCGCCGACAGCCTGCTCGCCTATAATCCGAGAGACTCATATCTCTGGGCCTTCGTCGTCGGCATCGCCAACACCCTGCGCGTCGCCGTGATCGGAATCGTGCTTGCAACCATCCTGGGCACGGTAATCGGCATCTCGCGGCTGTCGGCCAACTGGCTGCTGTCGCGGCTCGCCGCGGTGTATGTCGAAACGCTCCGCGACATCCCGCTGCTGCTCCAGCTCCTGTTCTGGTACGTGCTGATGCAAGCGCTGCCGGCGGCGCGCGCGGCATGGCGGCCGATCGAGGGCGTGTTCCTGTCTAATCGCGGGCTGATCCTGCCGGCGATTCCGATCGGGACGCCGCAGCTTTGGGTGCTCGGCACGGCAGTGCTCGGGCTTGTGGTGTTCTATGTCATCCAGCGGCGGCTCATCGCGCAGCAAATGCGCGACGGCAAGCCGCGGCCGGCCTGGCCATTTGGACTCGGGTTGCTCGTTGGGCTGCCTGCGGCGGTGTCCGTGCTGCTCGGCGTGCCCTGGACGATCGAATGGCCTGGGTTGCGCGGCTTCAACTTCGTCGGCGGGCTGACGCTCGCGCCGGAATATTTCGCGCTGCTGATCGCGCTCGTCACCTACACCTCGGCCTTCATCGCCGAGATCGTGCGCAGCGGCATCCAGTCGGTGCCGCGCGGCCAGTGGGATGCCGCCAATGCGCTCGGACTGCGCCGCAGCTTCATGCTGCGGCAGATCATCCTGCCACAGGCGCTACGCGTGATCGTGCCGCCAATGACGAGCCAATACCTCAACCTGACCAAGAACTCTTCGCTCGCGGTGGCGATCGGATATCAGGACGTGGTCTCGATCGCCAACACGACGTTGAACCAGACCGGTCAGGCGATCGAGGCCATTGCCTTGATCATGGCGGTGTTTCTGACCATCAGCCTCGGCATCAGCTTTTTCATGAACTGGTACAATTCGCGCATCGCGCTGGTGGAGCGCTGA
- a CDS encoding amino acid ABC transporter permease yields MTAIADIPEAPRTARPQIGNPVLRWLRTNLFSSIPNGILSVVLLAVLAKTIFSFAQWGIANAVWLTPANDSSACRAVRGVGACWAIIPEKYRFILFGTYPFDEQWRPALAVLLFIALFYLSTRRALWRRELAYLWIAALALISLLMWGGILGLTFVSQDRWGGLPVTLILATFGLAFGFPLGILVALGRRSKLPAIRSLSVLYVELIRGVPLVSLLFMASVMFPLFMPNGFNIDKLLRAQVAIILFAGAYLAEVIRGGLQAVARGQYEAADALGLSYWRKNRLIVLPQAIRHVIPPAVNTFIAFFKDTSLVLIIGIFDLLTTAKTAIIDPAWQQFSVEVYIFVAGIYFVFCFAMSRYSRSLEATSGR; encoded by the coding sequence ATGACGGCGATCGCCGACATTCCAGAAGCACCGCGCACCGCCCGCCCGCAAATTGGCAATCCGGTGCTGCGCTGGCTGCGCACCAATTTGTTCTCGTCGATCCCCAACGGCATCCTTTCCGTCGTGTTGCTGGCGGTGCTCGCAAAGACCATCTTCAGCTTCGCGCAATGGGGCATCGCCAATGCGGTCTGGCTCACCCCCGCGAACGATTCCAGCGCCTGCCGCGCGGTACGCGGCGTCGGTGCATGCTGGGCGATCATCCCCGAAAAATACCGCTTCATCCTGTTCGGCACCTATCCGTTCGACGAGCAATGGCGGCCGGCGCTGGCGGTACTGCTGTTCATCGCCCTGTTCTATCTCTCCACCCGCCGCGCCTTATGGCGGCGCGAGCTGGCCTATCTCTGGATCGCTGCTCTCGCGCTGATCAGCCTATTGATGTGGGGCGGCATACTCGGCTTGACATTCGTCTCGCAGGACCGGTGGGGCGGCTTGCCCGTGACGCTGATCCTGGCGACCTTTGGTCTGGCTTTCGGCTTCCCGCTCGGCATCCTGGTCGCACTCGGCCGGCGCTCAAAACTGCCGGCGATCCGCTCGCTCAGCGTGCTCTATGTCGAACTGATCCGCGGCGTGCCGCTGGTCAGTCTGCTGTTCATGGCCAGCGTGATGTTTCCGCTGTTCATGCCGAACGGATTCAACATCGACAAGCTCCTGCGCGCGCAGGTCGCGATCATCCTGTTCGCGGGTGCCTATCTTGCCGAAGTCATTCGCGGCGGCCTCCAGGCCGTGGCGCGCGGGCAATACGAGGCCGCCGACGCGCTCGGCCTGTCCTACTGGCGCAAGAACCGGCTGATCGTCCTGCCGCAGGCGATCCGCCACGTCATCCCGCCGGCGGTCAACACCTTCATCGCCTTCTTCAAGGACACCAGCCTCGTCCTGATCATCGGTATCTTCGACTTGCTGACAACGGCCAAGACCGCGATCATCGATCCGGCGTGGCAGCAATTCTCCGTCGAGGTCTACATCTTCGTCGCCGGGATCTATTTTGTCTTCTGCTTCGCGATGTCGCGGTATAGCCGCAGCCTGGAGGCGACGAGCGGAAGGTGA
- a CDS encoding amidase family protein: MSQDLIRETACTVVDKLRSGDVSPLELLDVLEKRIGQVDGKVNALPTLCFDRARDSAKALMRKPAGARGLLAGLPVPIKDLTDVAGVLNTQGSPIFKDNIPATSDILVENLEANGAVIYAKSNTPEFGAGANTFNEVFGATLNPWDTSKSAAGSSGGAAVALATGMAWVAQGSDMGGSLRSPAAFCGVVGMRPSIGRVAHTPKSAIDRNLGVVGPMARNVEDLALLLDAMSGDYAADPLSLPAPATSFLSAAQSGKKPKRIAYSPDLGITPVDPEVKAITRKAAERFAEAGAIVEEAHPDWRDAHECFHTLRAFDFAISKANLLRTKRDLLKPEVIWNIEEGLKLTIEQLERAEAQRVGMTARAVEFFKSYDLLLVPTTIVPPFPIEHRYVAECAGKKFDNYVEWLGIVYAITLACCPALSLPCGFTASGLPVGLQVVGAPRADAHVIAGAKVLEDILGVRGTTPIDPRVKN; this comes from the coding sequence TTGTCTCAGGACCTGATCCGCGAAACCGCGTGCACCGTCGTCGACAAGCTGCGGTCCGGCGACGTCTCGCCGCTGGAGCTCTTGGATGTGCTGGAGAAGCGCATCGGTCAAGTCGATGGCAAGGTCAACGCGTTGCCGACGCTGTGCTTCGATCGCGCGCGGGATAGCGCAAAGGCGCTGATGCGGAAGCCGGCCGGTGCGCGCGGGCTGCTAGCAGGCCTGCCGGTGCCGATCAAGGACCTGACCGACGTTGCTGGCGTGCTGAACACCCAGGGCTCGCCGATCTTCAAGGACAACATCCCGGCGACGTCCGACATCCTGGTCGAAAATCTCGAGGCCAACGGCGCCGTCATCTATGCCAAGTCGAACACGCCGGAATTCGGCGCGGGCGCCAACACCTTCAACGAGGTGTTCGGCGCAACTCTCAATCCGTGGGATACGTCCAAGTCGGCAGCCGGCTCGTCAGGCGGCGCGGCCGTTGCGCTCGCCACCGGCATGGCCTGGGTCGCGCAAGGCTCCGACATGGGCGGCAGTCTGCGCAGCCCGGCAGCTTTCTGCGGCGTCGTGGGCATGCGGCCGAGCATCGGCCGGGTCGCACATACTCCAAAATCAGCCATCGATCGTAACCTCGGCGTCGTCGGTCCGATGGCACGCAACGTCGAAGATCTCGCGCTGCTGCTCGATGCCATGAGTGGCGACTATGCAGCCGATCCATTGTCGCTTCCCGCGCCTGCGACCTCATTCCTGTCAGCGGCACAATCAGGCAAGAAACCGAAGCGCATCGCCTACTCGCCCGATCTCGGCATTACGCCGGTCGATCCCGAAGTCAAAGCGATCACACGCAAGGCGGCTGAACGCTTTGCCGAAGCCGGCGCCATCGTCGAGGAGGCGCACCCGGACTGGCGCGATGCGCACGAGTGCTTCCATACGTTGCGCGCCTTCGATTTTGCGATCAGCAAGGCCAATCTGTTGCGCACCAAGCGCGACCTGCTCAAGCCCGAAGTGATCTGGAACATCGAGGAAGGCCTCAAGCTCACGATCGAGCAGCTCGAACGCGCCGAGGCGCAGCGCGTCGGCATGACCGCACGTGCGGTCGAGTTCTTCAAGAGCTACGATCTGCTGCTGGTACCGACCACGATCGTGCCGCCCTTCCCGATCGAGCATCGCTATGTCGCCGAATGCGCCGGCAAGAAGTTCGACAATTACGTCGAGTGGCTCGGCATCGTCTATGCGATCACGCTCGCCTGCTGTCCCGCGCTGTCGCTGCCGTGCGGCTTCACCGCATCGGGACTTCCGGTCGGCCTGCAGGTCGTCGGGGCTCCGCGCGCGGATGCGCATGTGATCGCCGGCGCCAAGGTGCTGGAGGATATTTTGGGCGTGCGCGGCACGACGCCGATTGATCCGCGCGTGAAGAACTAG
- a CDS encoding SDR family oxidoreductase yields the protein MDLHLRGKRVLITGASKGIGAAAAEAFAEEGCHLLLAARNGDQLKALAERLRSAHQIDAATSIVDLRKSEDLTRLAKEAADIDVLVNNAGDIPGGSIDKIDEATWRHAWELKVFGYINLTRMIYAQMKAKGGGVIVNDIGAAGEKFDANYICGSAGNAALMAFTRALGGKSLADNIRVVGINPGPVGTDRHVTLLKTRAKHQFGDESRYREFQKSLPLGRPAHAREIGDLMAFLASDRAGYTSGVIYTVDGGISAGWG from the coding sequence ATGGATCTGCATCTGCGTGGCAAGCGCGTCCTGATCACGGGCGCGTCCAAGGGCATCGGCGCAGCTGCCGCCGAGGCCTTTGCCGAGGAAGGCTGCCATCTCCTCCTCGCCGCCCGCAACGGCGATCAGCTCAAGGCTCTGGCCGAGCGCTTGCGCTCGGCGCACCAGATCGATGCCGCCACGAGCATCGTCGATTTGCGCAAGAGCGAGGATTTGACGCGGCTCGCCAAGGAAGCCGCCGACATCGACGTCCTCGTCAACAATGCCGGCGACATTCCCGGCGGCTCCATCGACAAGATCGACGAGGCGACCTGGCGCCACGCCTGGGAATTGAAAGTGTTCGGCTACATCAACCTCACGCGCATGATCTATGCGCAGATGAAGGCGAAGGGCGGCGGCGTGATCGTCAACGATATCGGCGCGGCCGGCGAGAAGTTCGACGCCAACTACATTTGCGGCAGCGCCGGCAATGCCGCGCTGATGGCCTTCACTCGCGCGCTCGGGGGCAAGAGCCTCGCCGACAACATTCGCGTCGTCGGAATCAATCCCGGTCCTGTGGGCACCGACCGTCACGTCACCTTGCTGAAGACCCGGGCAAAGCACCAGTTCGGCGACGAAAGCCGCTACAGGGAGTTCCAGAAGAGCTTGCCTTTAGGCAGGCCTGCGCATGCGCGCGAGATCGGAGATCTTATGGCGTTCCTGGCGTCGGATCGCGCGGGCTACACGTCCGGCGTGATTTACACGGTGGACGGCGGCATCAGCGCGGGATGGGGTTAA
- a CDS encoding tartrate dehydrogenase, which yields MSKKQYRIAVIPGDGIGKEVMPEGLRVLETAAKKHGVSLHFDHFDFSSWDYYEKHGQMMPDDWKDKIGKHDAIYFGAVGWPAKIPDHVSLWGSLIKFRREFDQYVNLRPVRLMPGVPSPLANRKPGDIDFWVVRENTEGEYSSVGGRMFPDTDREFVTQQTVMTRIGVDRILKFAFELAQSRPKKHLTSATKSNGISITMPYWDERVEAMAKKYPSVKWDKYHIDILTANFVLHPDWFDVVVGSNLFGDILSDLGPACTGTIGIAPSGNINPEGNFPSVFEPVHGSAPDIAGQGIANPIGAIWSGAMMLEHLGEKEAGKSIVDAIERTLAERTLRTKDLGGNADTTACGKAVADMVD from the coding sequence ATGAGCAAGAAACAATACCGGATCGCGGTCATTCCTGGCGACGGCATCGGCAAGGAAGTGATGCCCGAAGGTCTGCGCGTTCTGGAGACCGCGGCGAAGAAGCACGGGGTGTCCCTTCATTTCGATCATTTCGACTTCTCGTCCTGGGACTATTACGAGAAGCACGGCCAGATGATGCCGGACGATTGGAAGGATAAGATCGGAAAGCACGATGCCATCTACTTCGGCGCGGTCGGCTGGCCGGCCAAGATTCCGGATCACGTCTCGCTTTGGGGTTCGCTGATCAAGTTCCGCCGTGAGTTCGACCAATATGTGAATCTGCGCCCGGTGCGGCTGATGCCGGGCGTGCCGTCGCCGCTGGCCAACCGCAAGCCCGGCGACATCGATTTCTGGGTGGTGCGCGAGAACACCGAGGGCGAATATTCCTCCGTCGGCGGCCGCATGTTCCCGGACACCGACCGTGAGTTCGTGACGCAGCAGACGGTGATGACCCGCATCGGCGTCGATCGCATCCTGAAGTTCGCGTTCGAGCTCGCGCAGTCGCGGCCGAAGAAGCACCTGACCTCAGCGACCAAGTCGAACGGCATCTCCATCACCATGCCCTATTGGGACGAGCGCGTGGAGGCGATGGCGAAGAAGTATCCAAGTGTGAAGTGGGACAAGTACCACATCGACATCCTGACCGCGAACTTCGTGCTGCATCCGGATTGGTTCGACGTCGTGGTCGGCTCCAATTTGTTCGGCGACATCCTGTCCGACCTCGGCCCGGCCTGCACCGGCACCATCGGCATCGCGCCGTCGGGCAACATCAACCCCGAGGGCAATTTCCCGTCGGTGTTCGAGCCGGTGCACGGCTCGGCGCCCGATATCGCGGGGCAGGGCATCGCCAATCCGATCGGCGCAATCTGGTCCGGCGCGATGATGCTCGAACATCTCGGCGAAAAGGAAGCCGGCAAGTCGATCGTCGATGCGATCGAGCGCACGCTGGCGGAGCGCACGCTCCGCACCAAGGATCTCGGCGGCAACGCCGACACCACGGCTTGCGGCAAGGCGGTTGCGGATATGGTGGATTAG
- a CDS encoding malate/lactate/ureidoglycolate dehydrogenase, whose translation MADYRTIKAQPLIEAISAIVKAGGSTDREAELVSTNLVEANLKGHDSHGVGMIPRYVQSVTTGGLAVNQHVKIVLDTGPLLTLDGLTGYGQVIGHEVMELAAERAKRNGVCLVGLSNSHHIGRIGHWAEQCIDHGLVSIHFVNVISRPIVAPWGGSDGRHGTNPFCVGIPRGGKDPIVLDFATSRIAQGKTRVAHNKGVELEPGTIIDNEGKPTTNPRYTVIPPHGAILPFGEHKGSGLALVCEILGGALSGGQVVKGPSDGKYNVLNGMLSIIIDPTKLGTAENLAREVESFVAWHTGSPPAVGVDKVKIAGEPERETKQKRLAEGIPVDPTTWQEILEAGKKFGLDQAAIEKIAGS comes from the coding sequence ATGGCCGACTATCGCACCATCAAGGCACAGCCGCTCATCGAAGCCATCAGTGCCATCGTCAAGGCCGGCGGCTCCACGGACCGCGAGGCCGAGCTCGTATCCACCAATCTGGTCGAGGCCAATCTCAAGGGACACGACTCCCACGGCGTCGGCATGATCCCGCGCTATGTCCAGAGCGTCACCACGGGCGGCCTCGCCGTGAACCAGCACGTCAAGATCGTGCTCGACACCGGTCCGCTGCTCACCCTCGACGGCCTCACCGGCTACGGCCAGGTGATCGGCCATGAAGTGATGGAGCTGGCTGCCGAGCGGGCCAAGCGCAACGGCGTGTGCCTCGTCGGCCTCTCCAACTCGCACCATATCGGCCGGATCGGCCACTGGGCCGAGCAGTGCATCGACCACGGACTGGTCTCGATTCACTTCGTCAACGTAATCTCGCGCCCGATCGTGGCGCCGTGGGGCGGCAGCGATGGGCGCCACGGCACCAACCCTTTCTGCGTCGGCATCCCGCGCGGGGGCAAGGACCCCATCGTGCTCGACTTCGCCACCAGCAGGATCGCGCAGGGCAAGACCCGCGTCGCCCACAACAAGGGCGTCGAGCTCGAGCCCGGCACCATCATCGACAATGAGGGCAAGCCGACCACCAACCCGCGCTACACCGTGATCCCGCCGCACGGCGCCATCCTGCCGTTCGGCGAGCACAAGGGGTCGGGGCTCGCGCTGGTGTGCGAAATCCTCGGCGGCGCGCTCTCCGGCGGGCAGGTGGTCAAGGGCCCGTCCGATGGCAAGTACAACGTCCTCAACGGCATGCTCTCGATCATCATCGATCCGACCAAGCTCGGCACCGCGGAAAATCTCGCGCGCGAAGTCGAGAGCTTCGTCGCCTGGCACACCGGCTCACCGCCCGCCGTCGGCGTCGACAAGGTGAAGATCGCCGGCGAGCCGGAGCGAGAGACGAAACAGAAGCGCCTGGCTGAAGGCATTCCGGTCGATCCGACCACCTGGCAGGAGATCTTGGAGGCCGGGAAGAAGTTCGGGCTGGATCAGGCGGCGATCGAGAAGATCGCGGGGTCGTGA
- a CDS encoding NAD(P)-dependent oxidoreductase, with translation MRGVFVDANEALAVIMERLEQPGDPKVRIHRDPDIKPEQYPEILDGAEIAIVDHTALPTDVAKKCAGLKHVVFLGTGARSYMNPEELAELGISVHLIKGYGDTAVAECAIALMWASARVIAMMDREMRGGNWLREDGMQLTGKTLGLIGFGGIAAEVARMASGSGMKVIAWNRSPKSYPGVEFADLDTVLARADVVSLHLLLNDETRGMITREMIAKMKPGVILINTARAAVIDEAAMIDALKSGHIRHAGLDVFNIEPLPGDHPLTKLPNVTLSAHSAFRTPEASENLIHAAWEHCRRIVKG, from the coding sequence ATGCGCGGAGTTTTCGTCGACGCCAACGAAGCCCTGGCCGTGATCATGGAGCGGCTGGAGCAGCCCGGCGATCCCAAGGTGCGGATCCACAGGGATCCCGACATCAAGCCCGAGCAATATCCTGAGATTCTCGACGGCGCCGAGATCGCGATCGTCGACCACACCGCGCTGCCGACCGATGTCGCAAAGAAGTGCGCAGGGTTGAAGCATGTCGTGTTCCTCGGCACCGGCGCGCGCAGCTACATGAACCCGGAGGAGCTCGCTGAGCTCGGCATCTCCGTGCACCTGATCAAGGGCTATGGCGACACGGCGGTCGCGGAATGCGCGATCGCGCTGATGTGGGCTTCGGCCCGCGTCATCGCGATGATGGACCGGGAGATGCGCGGCGGAAACTGGCTGCGCGAAGACGGCATGCAGCTCACCGGCAAGACGCTCGGCCTGATCGGCTTCGGCGGTATTGCCGCGGAAGTCGCGCGCATGGCCTCAGGCAGCGGCATGAAGGTGATCGCCTGGAACCGCTCGCCGAAGAGCTATCCGGGCGTGGAATTCGCCGATCTCGACACGGTGTTGGCGAGAGCCGACGTCGTATCGCTGCATCTGCTGCTCAACGACGAGACGCGCGGCATGATCACCCGCGAGATGATCGCGAAGATGAAGCCGGGCGTCATCCTCATCAACACCGCCCGCGCCGCCGTCATCGACGAGGCCGCCATGATCGACGCGCTGAAGTCGGGCCACATCCGCCATGCCGGCCTCGACGTCTTCAACATCGAGCCCCTGCCCGGCGATCATCCTCTGACGAAACTGCCGAACGTGACGTTGTCGGCGCATTCGGCGTTCCGGACCCCGGAGGCGAGCGAGAACCTCATTCATGCGGCGTGGGAGCACTGCCGTAGAATCGTAAAGGGATAA
- a CDS encoding Zn-dependent hydrolase, with translation MSRAATNLQIDSARLWGSIHETAQFGATAKGGVRRLTLSAEDKLVRDWFRKACEDAGLEVHTDALGSQFGLRKGRDMSKPPVGIGSHLDTQPTGGKYDGILGTLGALEVIRTLNDAGIETEAPICVVNWTNEEGSRFAPAMMASAAYVGDFTTDDILSRKDADGTTVGQALDSIGYRGDKPVGFQKLGCFVELHIEQGPILEAEGKTIGVVDSGQGVLWYDGKISGFESHAGSTPMPLRRDALATLSEIVLAMEAIASKHGPKAVGTIGEAVIANPSRNVIPGEIAFTMDCRSADGAIMDALDRDLRSAIAEIAARRKVEVKIDLVWRKPPTHFDPKLIAAVENAAKTLSYSSRRITSGAGHDACNLNTIMPAAMVFVPCKDGISHNELEDATQPDCAAGTNVLMHTVLAIAGVAS, from the coding sequence ATGAGCCGAGCCGCCACCAATTTGCAAATCGATTCCGCCCGCCTCTGGGGCTCCATCCACGAGACCGCGCAGTTCGGCGCGACGGCCAAGGGCGGCGTGCGGCGGCTGACGCTGAGCGCGGAGGACAAGCTGGTGCGCGACTGGTTCCGCAAGGCCTGCGAGGACGCCGGCTTAGAGGTGCACACCGATGCGCTCGGTTCGCAGTTCGGCCTGCGCAAGGGACGCGACATGTCGAAGCCGCCTGTCGGCATCGGCTCGCATCTCGACACGCAACCCACCGGCGGCAAGTATGACGGCATTCTGGGAACGCTCGGAGCACTGGAAGTGATCCGCACGTTGAACGACGCCGGCATTGAGACCGAGGCGCCGATCTGCGTCGTCAACTGGACCAACGAAGAGGGTTCGCGCTTCGCTCCCGCGATGATGGCCTCCGCCGCCTATGTCGGCGACTTCACCACCGACGACATCCTGTCGCGCAAGGACGCCGACGGCACCACCGTCGGCCAGGCGCTCGACAGCATCGGTTATCGCGGCGACAAGCCGGTCGGTTTCCAGAAGCTCGGCTGTTTCGTCGAGTTGCACATCGAGCAGGGCCCGATCCTGGAAGCCGAGGGCAAGACCATCGGTGTCGTCGATTCCGGCCAGGGCGTACTTTGGTACGACGGCAAGATTTCCGGCTTCGAGAGCCATGCCGGGTCGACGCCGATGCCGCTGCGGCGCGACGCGCTGGCGACGCTGTCCGAGATCGTGCTGGCGATGGAGGCCATTGCGAGCAAGCACGGGCCGAAGGCAGTCGGCACCATCGGCGAGGCCGTGATCGCAAACCCGTCGCGCAACGTCATTCCCGGCGAGATCGCCTTCACGATGGATTGCCGCAGTGCAGATGGCGCGATCATGGATGCGCTCGATCGCGATCTGCGCAGCGCGATTGCCGAGATCGCCGCACGCCGCAAGGTCGAGGTGAAGATCGACCTGGTCTGGCGCAAGCCGCCGACGCATTTCGATCCCAAGTTGATTGCGGCCGTCGAGAACGCGGCGAAGACGCTCAGCTACTCCTCTCGCCGCATCACCTCCGGCGCCGGCCACGACGCCTGCAATCTCAACACAATCATGCCGGCCGCAATGGTGTTCGTGCCCTGCAAGGACGGCATCAGCCACAATGAGCTGGAAGACGCCACGCAGCCCGATTGCGCCGCGGGCACCAATGTCCTCATGCACACGGTGCTGGCGATCGCCGGCGTCGCATCCTGA